acacacactaatcatATTGGAGTTGTTTGTTACTCTTACATTTGAAATACTTGAATAGGGAGTTTTATCTATCAATTGTATAGATGATCTCAGACGATAAAACATTTCTAATTCACTGTATTTGATATATGAGATTCTACTGTATTAAAACTTTCTTTCTCATCTCATACACCCATATTTTTCCTCTATTACAGTCATCATCTTAATTgtcatttaacgttcgctttccatgctggcataggttggacggttttacTGAGAACTGGAAAGCtgggaggctgtaccaggctgtaatctgatttggtaaggtttctacagcccttcctaacaccaaccactccaagagtgtagtggatgcttttacatgccaccagtacaggagccaatcaggcaggACTTGGTAATGGCCACGTTTgaatattgctttttatgtgtcactggtacgggtgccagtcaggcggcatgggtgccagttagtCAGCGCTGGCATcagtcacactcaaatggtgcttacaGGTGATAGTCAGGTGGTATTGGTATTGGCCATGCTCAATAGGGCTTTTTACATGGGtgtcagtcaggtggcactgtcaCCAGCcttgactacaatttcactttatTCAACAAGTCTTCCTAAGCACGACATATTGCCCAAaaattgaagggtgcttttttaaacaggccagttatgtgatactggcattgaccatggctgcgatctcattGTAATGAGTAATAAtgtacattttataaaaaaaaaactgacagttTATAAGAGTACAGCTACAGATGTTAAAATAATAGGGATATTATTGAGGACATCTAGTGATCACACTTCTCTAATATATAGCCTTAAATTGCATCACAGCAGCAAACATTCTTTTCAGAACTTCATTCTCCAACAACTAACTCATTACGAAACTCACATTTAAGACAGTATTGCTACTTTATATACAGATATCCAAGACTGCATCTAAAGGAAGGCTGATTAACTTATGGACATTAAGTTATTCAACTTCACATCCATCTTCTGGCACTTAGACATTCCTCCTCTTGTTGCTTTTCTATTGCTACTACAGTGGCCTTTACTCCTTCAGCTAGGCATTTCCTCATCTCTCCTCTTCTCACCCTCAACGTGTTCTCCATCCTAAGACTTCACAATAACAACTATGTTGGTCCTCTTGAATTCCTTTCACTGCAAATGTTTTTCCTGCTGTTATTGATTTATAACTGTTTGAGAAGATGATGGACTGCATTGAACTCTCTTGTTTCAGAGAGCTTGTAAAGGCTATGGGTATAGCCTCTTTCTCCTGGTCAggcaaataaaaaagtaaaacaatgacAAATACTCTTAATATTCCCTAACCcagttattttatatgtaaatagatacctTATGTAGTTATAACTCATAAGATTTCATATACTAAATTTTTCTTAAGGGCTTATCCATGATAGAACCCCTCTCAGCAGAATAATCCTTGCTTAATGAATTTTAAACCATCACATGAACCTTGTTTAAAAAATTTCATCAACTGTCGAACTATAATTGTTTTTGCCAAATTCCATTGACcatctcttcaaaatatattcaatgtaaaTGAATCATTTGAAAGTATACTTACAAATCATTTTGAAAAAAGTATCGAATCAGAAGCTTACACAAAagtggaaataaagaaagagaatattGAATCATTTAATGTgttattggtaattattttatcaaaaattctgTTTCTCTTAAGTGATGGATTTTCATCACATATTGAGTTATTGGTGGAAGGATATGTAGTAGGTCTACACATTGATTTAAACTCAGGACTTGCTTATAAACAACAGGAGTTTAGACAAATTATGTAATGATGTTACAAAAATTTGTCCActaaaattatatgtaaacaaTCTCCTAGATTTTTGAGAGATGTCACTACAGATCACTCTAAATCAGAGTTGTTCTGGAGTGTATTAGCGGAGATCAGCTTTACTGAAACAGACAGTGTGAAAGTCAGGAGCTTTGCAATATGAATAGCAAATCATAATGACAAGCACATGCTTTTATTCCTCAGAGTTTCCACAGTTGCAACTGTCAGAATGCTGAACTGTAAAAAGAACTGCCTTCAACAACATAGAACACTCACCACTTGCAGAGAAATATTCTTGTTTCTCTCATGACACATATATACTtctaaaatgaataaaactttCTGTTGTTACTCTGTTATATCTGGTTACTCTGTGATGTCTGATACaagttaataataaacaaatgatgAATCAAAAATTAATGGTTACTCTTCACAGTCATCCAAGTTTCTATTTATTCCATTCATCTTACTGTTAAAAATGTACACAGGACATAGATAACAGACAACATGTTttacagtacttattttaatactTTGTCTTGCTTGAGAAAACTTTAGTgcatgaaataagtatcaataaaACACAACTGCCAAATCAATTCATAACACTTAGTCAATagacaatattaataaaatggtaatgaaaatataaagttgtTACAGAtgatttgtgtctgtattttaaTCCATTATTTGCTCTGTATATCCACTCAAAAGTTTTAACATTTCATACCTCTTTACAAAATTGTTATTAGTTTTACAATTAATATATCAGATCAGATCAACTTGAtgaaaagctgaaaaaaatttatacttattttctaaatttgaaaaacaGAGTATAACAACATTCCTTAATTTAAATGCATTACTCATTCCTGTTTATTTCCAGTATAAGCTGTAATAATTTGATACGGCTTAATTCCATATTTTCCATGactgattttaatattttcaaacttaCTTTGTTGGAGTGCATTCAAATACTTTTGAATATCTGCGTCACCATATCGTAAAATACCTatagttttcatatatttaagGTATCTTTGATTAAGTATTGTAACCATAAAACAGCCAGGTTTTAAAACGCGATATAACTCTTGAGCACTTTTATTAAGATCTGGCCAAAAATAGAAAGTGTTGCAGTGAAAAAGTCGATCAAAAGAATTTGATTCAAATGGCATTTCCATAACATTCCCTAGATGTAGTTCCACTTGTTTTTTGACGATGCCTTCACTCAGTATTTTGGTAGCCTCTTCTAGAATGTAAGGTGAAAGATCCAATCCAACTACTTTTCCATTACCATCTAA
The genomic region above belongs to Octopus bimaculoides isolate UCB-OBI-ISO-001 chromosome 2, ASM119413v2, whole genome shotgun sequence and contains:
- the LOC106882529 gene encoding uncharacterized protein LOC106882529, encoding MIIESLAKNSCLPQKTFMGRFVKRILTEKWRHMELLAVENCQLHPNHNVLEVGFGPGIGLQAAYNIIKNGNGKVVGLDLSPYILEEATKILSEGIVKKQVELHLGNVMEMPFESNSFDRLFHCNTFYFWPDLNKSAQELYRVLKPGCFMVTILNQRYLKYMKTIGILRYGDADIQKYLNALQQSKFENIKISHGKYGIKPYQIITAYTGNKQE